The genome window CTGCAAGAGCTCGGCGCTGAAACATTCGCTCGCTTGAGCAAGATCTTTCCGCAGACGTGGATCCTGGATCCGAGGCCGTTGCCGCCGCAGGCTGCGATCGCCGGTCTCAATGTCGACGGGCGCCCGCTGCAAGCGTGGAACCAGTTGTACGGTTTGTCGAAGTCCGAACGCCAATTCGTGGTGAAGCCTTCGGGTTTCTCCGAACTGGCGTGGGGAAGCCGCGGCGTGCACGTCGCGAACAATCTCACCCGCGACGAATGGATGGCGGTCATCGACGGCGGCCTGTCCATGTTCGAGAAAACACCGCACATCCTGCAGCGGTTCCATAAAGGACGCCGCGTGCAAGTCAGTTACCTCGACACCGATTCCGGCGAAGTGCGGCCAATGGACGGCCGGGTCCGGCTGTGCCCGTACTATCTCGTCGCCGGCGATGACGCGCACCTGTCGGGCGTGCTCGCAACCATCGCGCCGGCAGACAAGCGTCTGATCCACGGCATGAGCGATGCGGTGATGACCACCGCACGGGTCGCTGAAGAAGGTTATTGAACTAGATCAACACCTCGAGCACGCGGTCCATCTCATCGAGCGTGTTGTAACCGTGCGGTGAGACGCGCACTCCGGTATCGCGAACCGTGACCTGGACCTTTGCGCTGTCCACGCGCGCTTGCTGCTCCTCCACGGTCCGCCCAGGCGGTTTGAGCAGCACGATCCCGGAACGCGTGCCCGCTGCGGTCGAACTCGCGACCTCGATGCCGGCTTCCATCGCTCCGTCGATGAGCCGGCCGGTCAAGCGCAAGACGTGTGCCTCCACCGCATCGAGGCCCGCCGTGGTCAGGATGCGCAGGCTTTCGCGAAACGCGAGCAGCGCGGGATAATTTATCGTGCCGCCCTCGAACCGCGCCGCGTCATCGCTCAGCTCTTGACCGTAGTCCAAAAAACGCATCGGGTCGCGGACCGACCGCCACGAACAAAATGACGGCCGCAGCTTCTCGATGAGTGCACGGCTGACGTAGACGATGCTGAGCGCCTGCGGCGAGAGCAGCCACTTCGCGACGCCGAAGTAGCACAGGTCCACCTTCCACGCGTGGACGTCAAGCGGTAGATGGCCGAATCCTTGAATCGCGTCAAGCGCGAAGAGGATGCCGCGTTCCCGGCACCACGCGCCGATGGCGGCGACGTCGTGGCGATATCCGTCCGAGAAACCCACATAGGATACGGTAACGAGCCGCGTGTGCGACGTCGCAACGCGGTCAAGCGTGTCGACGGTGAGACGCTCGCCGGGCGCACGCAGCAGCTTGACGCGAACACCGCGGTCGCGCAGGTTGAGCCACGGATAGGCATTGGCGCCGAACTCGTTGTCCGTCAGAATGATCTCGTCGCCGGCGCGCCAGTCTATGCCGTTCGCGCCGAGCAGCGCACCGTCCGTTGTGGCGCGCATGAACGCGATCTCGTCCGCATCGGCTCCGATCGCGGCTGCTGTTTCCGCCCGCACTTCGTTTTTGCGCGCTTCGATATTAAGTATTCCGTTGCAGCCCATCGTCATCTGCGCATCCATCGCGGCGACCATGGCATCGCGCGCGGGCGTCGTGAGCGGGCCCACAGCAGCATGATTGCAATACACCCAGTTTTTGCATACCGGAAACAGGGATCGGGCAAGCGGGGGCGAGGTCGCGGTCACCATCGCGGCGTTTAGCATCGAACTGTGATCTCCGTCACCCAGTCATCGTGGTTCTTCGGGCGAATTCGGTTCGATGCGTTGAACAGGGGAGATCGCAGAACCTTTGATGTTAAGACGCACCGTAGTCGCTTTTTGCGCCGCAGTCCTCGCGGCGGGCTTGCTTCTATTTCCCCAGGCCGCTCGCGCCTCCTCAATCCCAACGATTTCGGAAGGCGCACAGGTCCTCGTCGCCGTCGAGCCGCTTCTCGAGACCATGCAGATCCGATATCATTTGGCAGCCGGCCGGCTCTCGATCGGCGATCAAGCATACATCGGGCCGATGGTGATCGACAATGGACTTTATTTCGCCGACCCCCAGGCGATCGCCGCATTTCTCAATCTTCAGATAAGTTATCCCAACGGTGTGATGACTTTTGCGCCGCCCGCCCCGCGAGCCGGCGTCGTCGCCGAAGTTCCCGGCACTGGAGCGCTCGACGCACTTCGCATCCGTCTCCTCGCCCTTTTGAACGCGCACCGCACAGCCACCGGTTTGCCGTCGCTTGCGATCGACACGGTCGCACAGAGCGCGGCGCAGTATCAGGCAAAAGATATGGAGAGCGCGGGGATCATGCGCCATACGGATTCATCCGGACGCAGCCCGATTCAGCGCTTCCAGAGCATCGGCGGCCTCGCTTCGCGATATGGCGAGAACGTCGCCTACTTCGGGCTCGACATAAACGATCTTGAAAACGAGTGGCAAGCCGTCGGCAAGCTCGACGCGATGATGATGGCCGAACAGGCGCCGGACGACGGCCACCGCGAGGCGATACTCAGCCCCGAATACCGCAAGATCGGCATCGGCGTGGCGATCGGCACGAACGGGCTGTATCTCGCAGAAGATTTCGTCGCGCGCTAGCGCCGGCTACTTCACCGTCCACTGCCAAGCGTTCCACTCAGGAATGATGCCGCGCGACGGCGTGTAGCCTCGCAGGTCGTTCGTGACCATTCCGACTCTATCTCGAAAGAACAACGGAAGCCCCGCGACCGCTTCCATCCGTATGCGTTGCACCTCCGCATAGATCTTCTTCCGCTCGGCGCGATCGTTCGTGAACAGGCCTTCTTCTTCCAATCGGTCGAGGTGCTGGTCGCAATAACGCGCGTCGTTCGCGCCTCGCGGCGAGAAATAATCGCAGCCATCGTCGTTGAGGGCGCCGGGGTCGTAGTTGACGCTGAAGCTGTAGCCTGCGAGATCGAAATTTGCGTTCCGGATCGGCCCCGTGAGATTGAAGATCTGATCGTACGGATAGTATTTCATCACGAGGTCGGCGCCGACCACGCGCAGGTCGGACTGCACGAGCGCCGCGACCTGCTGGGTCGCGCCGTCGCCCGCGGTGCCGACGTACACCACGGTGAGACGCTGCGCCCCTTTATACCGAAAACCATCCGCGCTGCGCCGCCAGCCGGCTTGGTCCAACAACGCGTTCGAGCGCGCTGGGTCGTGCGGGTAGCGCGGCACGTCCGGCGTGTACGCCCAACTCCAGTTGGGGATCCACTCGTCGGCAAGTACGCCTGCGCCGTGAAAGACGTCGCGAAGCAGCCGGCCGCGGTCGACCGCGAAGGCGACGGCCCGGCGGACGCGCACGTCGTTGAGCGGCGCGCGCGAGGTGTTCATATCCAATACGCTCAGACGAAGGCTTTGCGAGCGGATCGGGTGCAAGCCGGCGACGGTGCGGAATTGGAGCAGCCGCTGCGGTCCCGCGTCAAAATCGGCGTCTATCTCGCGGGCCAGAAAACCGACCAGCTCGTTTTCCGACGACGGCCGTGATTGGAAGACGATCGTGCGCAGGCCGACGGGTCCACGCCAGTAGTGTGGGTTGGCCACGAACGTGACCGCTCCGCCACGAACCCAGGACTGTACGATGAACGGCCCGGTGCCGATGGGTCGCGAACTGAACGGAGCGTCGTTCAGCTCGCGCAGATTAGCGATGACGTGCGCGGGCATGACTGCGATCGGCCCCTCTTGGATCGCGGCGAAGAAACGCGTGACGAACGGCGCATACGGATGGAGGAGGTGAACGACCGCGGTGTGCGGATCGGACGTATCGATGCTCGCGACCACGGTGTAGCCTTCACGTTCCTGCACGTTGTTCGCCAGGTTGGTCACTTGCCGCCAGGACGCTTCGATATCTTTGGACGTGAAGGGGGCGCCGTCGGACCATGTCACGCCTTTGCGTAAGTGGTACTTCACGATCAGGCCGTCGGCGCTGATGTCGCCGTTGGTCAGCGAGGGCACGCGTTCGCACAACACCGGAATGACGTTGCCCTTATCGTCGAGCTGCACGAGAAATTCCAGCGTGTACCCGGCAAGCTGGTAGACGAAGTCCGCGCCCGAGAGCATGGGATTCAAGGTCGACGGATCGGAGATATCCGAAATGCGCAGCACGCCGGCGGCAGTATCGGACGGTGTGCCGGTTTGCGTCGAAACTTTCGCGCAGCCGGTCGCGAGAATCATGAAGGCAGCGAGCGCGAGCGCGCGCGGCATCGGTGACATGGACAATCTCGTTCCCCACGCCCGGCGACATTTCTTGCGCAGCAGGGCCGGGGCGAGAATAGACGCAAGTTCTCGATGTCACCTCAACATCTGAAAGGGTCAACGGTTCATGGCAGAGATCAAGCGAGTGGGCGTCTGCGGTTGCGGCCTCATGGGATCCGGCATCGCACAAGTCGCGGCCACGGCGGGCTACGACGTCGTCATCTTCGAAACTGTCGAAGCCGCCCTGAACCGCGGCATGTCCGGGATCAAGAAATCGCTCGACAAGTTCGTCGAACGCGGCAAGGCGGGCGACGGGCGCGCGTTTCTTGCCGCGGACCGCGACGCCACGCTCGCACGCCTCAGGACCACCGTCGCCATCGACGACCTCAAAGATTGCGATCTCGTCATCGAAGCGGTGATCGAGAACATGGCCGTCAAGACCGAACTCTTCGCAAAGCTCGACGCGCTGCTCGCCCCTCACGCCATCATCTGCTCGAACACGTCGAGCCTGTGCGTCATCGAGATGGCGGCGGCCACCAAGCGCCCGGCCCTCGTCGCCGGTCTTCATTTCTTCAATCCGGTGCCGCTCATGAAACTCGTCGAAATCGTGAAGACGATCGTGACCAGTCAGGAGACGATCGATACATTATACGCGTTCGCAGCGAAAGTGGGCAAAACGGCGGTGTTGGCGCAAGACACGCCGGGGTTCATCGTCAACCGGCTGCTCGTGCCGTATCTCGTCTATGCGATCCGCATGTTCGAGTCCGGGCTCGCGTCGCGCGAAGATATCGACGAAGGCATGAAGCTCGGATGCGGTCATCCCATGGGTCCGTTGACGCTGCTCGACTTCGTCGGCCTCGACACGACCTATTTCATCGCGCAGATCATGTTCGATGAGTTCAAAGACCCGATGATGGCTCCGCCGCCGCTGCTCAAACGCATGGTGCTCGCCGGCCATCTCGGACGTAAATCGGGTCGCGGGTTCTATGACTATTCGAGTGAGACGCCGAAATAGAGCCGCATGCGGGAGCCATTCAACCGGAACCGGTCCGCCGAGAAGGCACGCCAGTGACAACTCCGAACGACGCCGGCCAAAACGCTGCGCCGATGGAGCTGTTCAGCGCGCCGTGGCTTCATGCATGGCAACGCGAGCTCAACGACAACGCCGCGTATCGCGATGCTGCGGCGCAGTGGGAATGGC of Candidatus Eremiobacteraceae bacterium contains these proteins:
- a CDS encoding CAP domain-containing protein, encoding MLRRTVVAFCAAVLAAGLLLFPQAARASSIPTISEGAQVLVAVEPLLETMQIRYHLAAGRLSIGDQAYIGPMVIDNGLYFADPQAIAAFLNLQISYPNGVMTFAPPAPRAGVVAEVPGTGALDALRIRLLALLNAHRTATGLPSLAIDTVAQSAAQYQAKDMESAGIMRHTDSSGRSPIQRFQSIGGLASRYGENVAYFGLDINDLENEWQAVGKLDAMMMAEQAPDDGHREAILSPEYRKIGIGVAIGTNGLYLAEDFVAR
- a CDS encoding 3-hydroxybutyryl-CoA dehydrogenase — its product is MAEIKRVGVCGCGLMGSGIAQVAATAGYDVVIFETVEAALNRGMSGIKKSLDKFVERGKAGDGRAFLAADRDATLARLRTTVAIDDLKDCDLVIEAVIENMAVKTELFAKLDALLAPHAIICSNTSSLCVIEMAAATKRPALVAGLHFFNPVPLMKLVEIVKTIVTSQETIDTLYAFAAKVGKTAVLAQDTPGFIVNRLLVPYLVYAIRMFESGLASREDIDEGMKLGCGHPMGPLTLLDFVGLDTTYFIAQIMFDEFKDPMMAPPPLLKRMVLAGHLGRKSGRGFYDYSSETPK
- a CDS encoding peptide ABC transporter substrate-binding protein, with amino-acid sequence MSPMPRALALAAFMILATGCAKVSTQTGTPSDTAAGVLRISDISDPSTLNPMLSGADFVYQLAGYTLEFLVQLDDKGNVIPVLCERVPSLTNGDISADGLIVKYHLRKGVTWSDGAPFTSKDIEASWRQVTNLANNVQEREGYTVVASIDTSDPHTAVVHLLHPYAPFVTRFFAAIQEGPIAVMPAHVIANLRELNDAPFSSRPIGTGPFIVQSWVRGGAVTFVANPHYWRGPVGLRTIVFQSRPSSENELVGFLAREIDADFDAGPQRLLQFRTVAGLHPIRSQSLRLSVLDMNTSRAPLNDVRVRRAVAFAVDRGRLLRDVFHGAGVLADEWIPNWSWAYTPDVPRYPHDPARSNALLDQAGWRRSADGFRYKGAQRLTVVYVGTAGDGATQQVAALVQSDLRVVGADLVMKYYPYDQIFNLTGPIRNANFDLAGYSFSVNYDPGALNDDGCDYFSPRGANDARYCDQHLDRLEEEGLFTNDRAERKKIYAEVQRIRMEAVAGLPLFFRDRVGMVTNDLRGYTPSRGIIPEWNAWQWTVK
- a CDS encoding aminotransferase class V-fold PLP-dependent enzyme, giving the protein MLNAAMVTATSPPLARSLFPVCKNWVYCNHAAVGPLTTPARDAMVAAMDAQMTMGCNGILNIEARKNEVRAETAAAIGADADEIAFMRATTDGALLGANGIDWRAGDEIILTDNEFGANAYPWLNLRDRGVRVKLLRAPGERLTVDTLDRVATSHTRLVTVSYVGFSDGYRHDVAAIGAWCRERGILFALDAIQGFGHLPLDVHAWKVDLCYFGVAKWLLSPQALSIVYVSRALIEKLRPSFCSWRSVRDPMRFLDYGQELSDDAARFEGGTINYPALLAFRESLRILTTAGLDAVEAHVLRLTGRLIDGAMEAGIEVASSTAAGTRSGIVLLKPPGRTVEEQQARVDSAKVQVTVRDTGVRVSPHGYNTLDEMDRVLEVLI